AAGGTAATTTTTCAGCCAAGTGGATATTCACCCAATCAGATAATTGAATTTAGTCAATTTAAGGGTGGGATACGATTTGGAGAATCCTACGGTATGTTCCTTTCTGAACAATACCCAAGGGACTCTGAAATTAAAAGGCCTACCGAACTAGAACTGTATCACTCGGACAGCCTGCAAAGTTTATACGAGGAGGTTTTTCTTGTAGAAAATCCGGATGCCTATCTATCCGAAACTACAAATCTGGGAATGCTTTTTAACCACTATAAAAATCTTCATCAAACCAAGTTTGCCAATCAAATTTATATTCGGCTCAAAGACCTAGAAACCAAAAGACTGGGATTTGAATACAAAGCAGATCCTTCCTTCGACACTTTTTTCACCTGGAAGATCAACCAGTTTCTCAAGCTGTTTTCAGATTATGGCACCAAGCCCTCCAAAGCCATTGTCTTTTCAGTCTATGTGATTTTTGCATTTGCCTTAATCTATCTCCTTTTCCCAAATTCCTGGGATGCGCATGGTAAAAACCGGATCGTTGATCGTTACCGATTCTTTTTCAAATACCTCCAGAGAAATGCCGGAATTCATGAAGTCTACCTGGAAGAAAAAAAACTGGATCTCTTAGGCTATGAGGAATTCAAATCCATCATCACCAATTCTGAAAAGTCAGTTCCAAGGTTTTTTTCTGTCACTGCCCTTCCGCTCTACCAATGGGCTGTTTCAGGAACGCAAATCAGTGCTAAAATCCTGAGCAAAGTTGATATTCTAAAAGGAACTTGGGAAGATCTACCGGCTGGCCAAAAAGCTTGGAAGTCCTTTCTATTGGTTGGGGGATTCTTGATCGCTTTGGTTTATGACCTGCTGATCAAGGTCCTCAATGCACTCATGCTTTCCATCAACACCTTTACCACCTTGGGTTTTGGGGAGATTCCCATCAAGGGATTACCGCGATACTTGGCGATTATCCAGGGATTTATCGGCTGGTTTATGCTGACAATTTTTAGTGTTTCATTAATTAGCCAACTGTTGAACTGATATGAGGAAACTTATTTTC
This window of the Aquiflexum balticum DSM 16537 genome carries:
- a CDS encoding potassium channel family protein, with protein sequence MKKLLILFCFLPVALSAQETTYRYFSYTEFFKMIEEEKDSVFRFENAIIQPDLEKDSLFMLKPFGIPVREELLIVDKELILDNVHFQNPLYFGPGNYSRGYLAKIHFTKNVSIRNTAALHFSNCQFDGPVQIAGTGFFCSLLDQLEQEQQVIDNIRIENSEFRQGLSLFFNCNYQESKGNTSIQLSENVFWPNDEGNITRLRGKTSLSAIGHQFGDFLIYENEFKEEGFVLLMTSGNLLVVSENRFGNSLLNLITGRPESNFFLDIEKNEIFKKVIFQPSGYSPNQIIEFSQFKGGIRFGESYGMFLSEQYPRDSEIKRPTELELYHSDSLQSLYEEVFLVENPDAYLSETTNLGMLFNHYKNLHQTKFANQIYIRLKDLETKRLGFEYKADPSFDTFFTWKINQFLKLFSDYGTKPSKAIVFSVYVIFAFALIYLLFPNSWDAHGKNRIVDRYRFFFKYLQRNAGIHEVYLEEKKLDLLGYEEFKSIITNSEKSVPRFFSVTALPLYQWAVSGTQISAKILSKVDILKGTWEDLPAGQKAWKSFLLVGGFLIALVYDLLIKVLNALMLSINTFTTLGFGEIPIKGLPRYLAIIQGFIGWFMLTIFSVSLISQLLN